In a single window of the Chondrocystis sp. NIES-4102 genome:
- a CDS encoding N-6 DNA methylase — MPANTTDLERRLWDAADELRANSKLKSSEYSVPVLGLIFLRYADYRFTKAELEINGRNVSLEGFRRRGVSKADYQARGVMYLPAVARFSYLVNLPESEDTGKAINEAMKAIEAENEELSNILPQTYNRFENRLLVELLKNFNQIDIDTDLEGDAFGKIYEYFLGKFAMSEGQKGGEFFTPTSIVKLIVEILEPYHGRIYDPACGSGGMFVQSASFIARHQKNPNAEISIYGQERVTETVRLCKMNLAVHGLSGDIKEANTYYEDIHKGINKFDFVMANPPFNVDKVDKERIKGDIRVEQFGMPRADNANYLWIHFFYSALNDQGRAGFVMANSASDARSSELEIRQKLIEAGIVDVMIAVGSNFFYTVTLPCTLWFLDKGKTNTTRKDKVLFIDARHIYQQIDRAHREFTPEHIQFISNIVRLYREEDIETVYDCALLQETFPQGQYIDVAGLCNVATIEQIKEQGWSLNPGRYVGVAEKEEEDFNFTERLEELNEELEMLNSEARELEERIAENVVKLLEARD, encoded by the coding sequence ATGCCAGCTAATACAACCGACTTAGAAAGACGTTTATGGGATGCAGCCGATGAATTGAGGGCAAATTCTAAACTTAAGTCTTCTGAATATTCTGTACCTGTTTTGGGTTTAATATTTTTGCGCTATGCAGATTATCGCTTTACCAAGGCAGAATTAGAAATCAACGGTAGAAACGTTTCGCTCGAAGGTTTTAGAAGACGGGGTGTATCGAAAGCAGATTATCAAGCTAGAGGAGTAATGTATTTACCCGCAGTTGCCCGTTTTTCCTATCTAGTTAACCTGCCAGAGAGTGAGGATACAGGCAAAGCAATAAACGAAGCAATGAAAGCTATTGAGGCTGAAAATGAAGAATTAAGTAACATTCTGCCTCAGACTTATAACCGCTTTGAGAATAGATTATTAGTTGAATTGCTCAAGAATTTTAACCAGATAGATATTGATACAGATTTAGAAGGGGATGCCTTCGGGAAGATATACGAATACTTCCTCGGTAAATTTGCCATGAGTGAGGGGCAAAAGGGAGGAGAATTTTTTACCCCTACCTCTATTGTTAAGTTAATTGTCGAAATCTTAGAACCCTATCACGGGAGGATATATGACCCTGCTTGTGGTTCTGGTGGTATGTTTGTACAAAGTGCTTCTTTTATCGCCAGACATCAAAAAAATCCTAATGCTGAAATTAGTATTTACGGACAGGAAAGGGTAACGGAAACAGTACGGCTATGTAAGATGAACTTGGCAGTACACGGGTTATCGGGAGATATTAAGGAGGCGAATACTTACTATGAAGATATCCACAAGGGGATAAATAAGTTTGACTTTGTGATGGCTAACCCTCCTTTCAATGTAGATAAAGTAGATAAGGAAAGAATTAAAGGGGATATCCGAGTAGAACAATTTGGAATGCCGAGGGCGGATAATGCTAATTATCTCTGGATACATTTCTTTTATAGTGCTTTGAATGATCAGGGTAGAGCAGGGTTTGTTATGGCTAATTCTGCTAGTGATGCTAGAAGTTCGGAATTGGAAATTAGACAAAAGCTAATTGAGGCTGGAATAGTAGATGTAATGATTGCTGTAGGTTCTAACTTCTTTTATACAGTAACTTTACCCTGTACTCTTTGGTTTTTAGATAAAGGTAAAACTAATACCACAAGGAAAGACAAGGTTTTATTTATCGATGCTCGGCATATTTACCAACAGATAGATAGAGCGCATCGAGAGTTTACCCCAGAACATATTCAGTTTATCTCTAATATTGTTAGGTTATATCGCGAGGAAGATATAGAAACTGTTTATGATTGCGCTTTACTGCAAGAGACTTTCCCCCAAGGACAATATATAGATGTTGCTGGTTTGTGTAATGTAGCTACTATCGAGCAGATAAAAGAGCAAGGATGGAGTTTAAACCCAGGAAGATATGTAGGGGTTGCAGAAAAAGAAGAGGAAGATTTTAACTTTACCGAAAGGTTGGAAGAATTGAATGAAGAATTAGAAATGTTAAATAGTGAAGCGAGGGAATTGGAAGAAAGAATTGCAGAGAATGTAGTTAAGTTGTTGGAGGCTAGGGACTAG